In Persicimonas caeni, a single window of DNA contains:
- a CDS encoding efflux RND transporter permease subunit, which produces MTEPTTEQGPKPHKASDVSKKGPLAWAAKNTVFANLLMVVFIVGGLLMAGQVKQEVFPEVDLDIVTVQVPYPGAGPEEVEQGVVLAVEEAIRGVDGIKEVRSTAAEGVGVVTAELMLDTNDQEALNDIKSEVDRITSFPEDSERPIISLSSNRREVLSIILHGDIGEKKLHQLAEQMRSELLAKENISLVEITGIPEPEISIEVPQENLRRFDLTLPEVADAVREASIELPGGAVRTEKGEILLRTTERRKQGEEFLDIVVKSQPDGTEVTVGDLGMVFDEFRETDREAYYDGERALSVQVFRVGDQSPLDISETVHEYLDGVDLPPNVDAAIWNDRSEIFDSRINLLIKNAALGLLLVIVLLGLLLEARLAFWVTLGIPISFLGAFLFMPALDVSINMISLFAFILTLGIVVDDAIVAGEAAYAQREEGRSKLEASIAGVREVARPVVFAVLTTIIAFTPMLFVPGVSGKFFRNIPLIVIPILLISLVEALAILPAHLAHVGDPAKEGVLAKLHGYQQKIGGWLESFVENVYYPSAKKFLRYRYITLAASIGLLVLAGAYVYSGRISFNFMPKIEGDEVSVSLEMPFGTAVETTREATDRLIREARAVLDDAGGADKIGRGIYADVGTVAAGGGPDAVSTQSGGHLAQVTVSLVDAGQRDITASQLTKQWRERVGEIPGAESLRFQYSIGASAGEPVAIELRHEDRRILEEAASRLAEHLETYNGVFDIDDGFQRGKEQLDLTLKPAARALGITESELARQVRSHFFGAEAKREQRGRHELRVYVRRPERERETEHTVENLLIRTRDGGEIPLDQAAYIERGHSYTSIEREGGGRVVDVTADVDTDVTSGNEVTASLEQNYLPELLADYPGLSYELTGEQQEQAETMAALGKGFLIALLVMFALMAIAFRSYAQPIVVLFAIPFGLVGALGGHMLMGYDLSLISILGIVALAGVVVNDSLVLIAAVNDYRREGRDPLESVASGGARRFRPILLTSLTTFFGLMPMILETSVQARFLIPMAISLGFGVLFVTVITLVIVPAAYMAVEDVKQLSKKAKEAVT; this is translated from the coding sequence ATGACTGAGCCCACGACCGAGCAAGGTCCCAAGCCGCACAAAGCATCGGACGTCAGCAAGAAGGGCCCGCTGGCGTGGGCGGCCAAAAATACCGTCTTTGCCAACCTGCTGATGGTCGTCTTCATCGTGGGCGGCCTCTTGATGGCTGGTCAGGTCAAGCAGGAGGTCTTCCCCGAGGTCGATCTCGACATCGTCACCGTGCAGGTGCCCTACCCCGGCGCCGGCCCCGAGGAGGTCGAGCAAGGTGTCGTTCTGGCGGTCGAAGAGGCCATTCGCGGGGTCGACGGCATCAAGGAGGTGCGGTCGACGGCAGCCGAAGGCGTCGGGGTGGTCACCGCAGAGTTGATGCTCGACACCAACGACCAGGAGGCGCTCAACGACATCAAGAGCGAGGTCGACCGCATCACCTCGTTTCCGGAGGACTCCGAGCGGCCGATCATCAGCCTGTCGAGCAACCGGCGCGAGGTGCTCTCCATCATCCTTCACGGGGACATCGGTGAGAAGAAGCTCCACCAACTCGCCGAGCAGATGCGCAGCGAACTCTTGGCCAAGGAGAATATCTCGCTGGTCGAGATCACCGGAATTCCCGAGCCGGAAATCAGCATCGAGGTGCCTCAGGAGAACCTGCGCCGGTTCGACCTGACCCTTCCGGAGGTCGCCGACGCGGTGCGCGAGGCGTCCATCGAACTCCCCGGCGGCGCGGTGCGCACCGAGAAAGGCGAGATTCTCCTGCGCACGACCGAGCGGCGCAAACAGGGCGAAGAGTTTCTGGATATCGTGGTCAAGAGCCAGCCCGACGGCACCGAGGTCACCGTCGGCGACCTCGGAATGGTCTTCGACGAGTTTCGCGAGACCGACCGTGAAGCCTATTACGACGGCGAGCGTGCGCTGAGCGTCCAGGTGTTCCGGGTGGGCGACCAGTCGCCGCTCGACATCTCCGAGACGGTCCACGAGTACCTCGACGGCGTCGACTTGCCGCCTAACGTCGACGCGGCCATCTGGAACGACCGCTCCGAGATTTTCGACAGCCGTATCAACCTGCTCATCAAAAACGCCGCGCTCGGTCTTCTGCTGGTAATCGTGCTGCTGGGGCTGTTGCTGGAGGCGCGCCTTGCCTTCTGGGTCACCCTGGGCATCCCGATTTCGTTCCTGGGCGCGTTCTTGTTCATGCCCGCGCTCGACGTCTCCATCAACATGATCTCGCTGTTCGCGTTCATCCTCACCCTCGGCATCGTCGTCGACGACGCCATCGTCGCCGGTGAGGCTGCCTATGCGCAGCGTGAGGAGGGGCGAAGCAAGCTCGAGGCGTCGATCGCCGGTGTGCGCGAGGTGGCGCGTCCGGTCGTCTTCGCGGTGCTCACCACCATCATCGCGTTCACTCCGATGCTCTTCGTGCCCGGCGTATCGGGTAAATTCTTTCGTAATATCCCGCTGATCGTCATTCCGATTCTGCTCATCTCGCTCGTCGAGGCGCTGGCCATCCTTCCCGCGCACCTCGCCCACGTCGGCGACCCTGCCAAGGAGGGGGTCTTGGCGAAGCTGCATGGGTACCAGCAGAAGATCGGAGGCTGGCTCGAGAGCTTCGTCGAGAACGTCTATTACCCATCGGCCAAGAAGTTCTTGCGGTACCGGTATATCACCCTCGCCGCGAGCATCGGGCTGCTCGTCTTGGCGGGCGCGTATGTCTACAGCGGGCGAATCAGCTTCAACTTCATGCCCAAGATCGAGGGCGACGAGGTCTCAGTGAGCCTCGAAATGCCCTTCGGCACGGCGGTCGAGACGACGCGCGAGGCGACCGACAGGCTCATCCGGGAGGCGCGGGCGGTGCTCGACGATGCCGGCGGCGCCGACAAGATCGGCCGCGGCATCTACGCCGACGTCGGCACCGTCGCGGCCGGCGGCGGGCCAGACGCGGTCTCCACACAGAGCGGCGGACATTTGGCACAGGTCACAGTCTCTCTGGTCGACGCCGGCCAGCGCGACATCACCGCCTCACAGCTCACCAAGCAATGGCGCGAGCGTGTCGGCGAAATCCCCGGCGCCGAGAGCCTTCGCTTCCAGTACAGCATCGGCGCCAGCGCCGGTGAACCTGTGGCCATCGAGCTGCGCCACGAGGACCGACGCATCTTGGAGGAGGCCGCTTCGCGGCTCGCCGAGCACTTGGAGACCTATAATGGGGTCTTCGACATCGACGACGGCTTCCAGCGCGGCAAGGAGCAGCTCGACCTGACGCTCAAGCCCGCGGCGCGCGCGCTGGGCATCACCGAGTCGGAGCTCGCCCGACAGGTGCGCAGTCACTTCTTCGGCGCCGAGGCCAAGCGCGAGCAGCGCGGCCGCCACGAGCTTCGCGTCTACGTGCGCCGCCCGGAGCGCGAACGCGAGACCGAGCATACCGTCGAGAATCTGCTCATACGCACCCGTGACGGCGGCGAAATCCCTCTCGACCAGGCCGCCTATATCGAACGCGGCCACTCCTATACGTCCATCGAGCGTGAGGGCGGCGGCCGCGTGGTCGACGTGACCGCCGACGTCGACACCGACGTCACCAGCGGCAACGAGGTCACGGCCAGCCTCGAGCAGAACTACCTGCCCGAACTCTTGGCCGACTACCCCGGCCTCTCGTACGAGCTGACCGGCGAGCAGCAAGAGCAAGCCGAGACGATGGCCGCGCTGGGCAAGGGCTTCCTCATCGCCCTGCTCGTCATGTTCGCGCTGATGGCCATCGCCTTTCGAAGCTACGCCCAGCCGATCGTCGTGCTCTTCGCCATTCCGTTCGGCCTGGTCGGCGCCCTCGGCGGCCACATGCTCATGGGCTACGACCTCAGCCTAATCAGCATCCTGGGCATCGTCGCGCTGGCAGGTGTGGTGGTGAACGACTCGCTGGTGCTCATCGCCGCGGTCAACGACTACCGGCGCGAAGGCCGAGATCCGCTCGAATCGGTCGCCTCCGGCGGCGCCAGACGCTTCCGCCCTATCCTTCTCACGTCGCTGACGACCTTCTTTGGCCTCATGCCGATGATCCTGGAGACGTCGGTGCAGGCGCGCTTTTTGATCCCAATGGCCATCAGCCTCGGCTTCGGCGTGCTCTTCGTGACGGTGATCACGCTCGTGATCGTCCCGGCGGCGTATATGGCGGTGGAGGACGTGAAGCAGTTGAGCAAGAAGGCGAAGGAGGCGGTGACATAA
- a CDS encoding efflux RND transporter periplasmic adaptor subunit has product MSPKNPIATKLAKFGLPVLVLAAAIGGGVLLVVTQEEPVREQPRERRVLVETEPVEGGVHQLNVTSAGEVIPARTVQVTPQVAGRVVWVNDKLVPGGVVEQGETLFRIDARDYENAVEERRTELEQARAQLEQERGRVQVAEREWELFKDEVDEGVEDPSLALRKPQLKSARVSVQAAQARLEQAKLALERTEVDAPFDAFVQTESLDLGQTVSTQSQVATLVGTDTFWVRTSVPVDKISYVNIPGVNAQQGSPATVEQDVGGRTIERVGRVAKLQGDLDPQGRMARLIIEVPNPFGLEQPEGSVAGDEVGGDEPDAGQGAQSNRDIPLLLSAFVDVKIAGPTAEDLVEVPRESLHGGNQVYVYADDDTLDIRDVEVAWERTETVLVSEGVAPGERVVTSPIATAVEGMKLRRADERSPDGEEQPAVGGGPSHD; this is encoded by the coding sequence ATGAGTCCAAAGAACCCGATTGCGACAAAGCTGGCGAAGTTTGGCTTGCCGGTGCTCGTCCTCGCGGCGGCGATTGGCGGCGGCGTGCTGCTCGTCGTCACCCAGGAGGAGCCCGTGCGCGAGCAGCCACGTGAGCGCCGCGTGCTCGTGGAGACAGAACCGGTCGAGGGAGGCGTCCACCAGTTGAACGTCACATCCGCCGGCGAGGTGATTCCGGCGCGCACGGTCCAGGTCACCCCTCAGGTCGCCGGACGCGTGGTCTGGGTCAACGACAAGCTCGTGCCCGGCGGTGTGGTCGAACAGGGAGAGACGCTCTTTCGCATCGACGCTCGTGACTACGAGAACGCCGTCGAAGAGCGGCGCACCGAGCTCGAGCAGGCACGGGCGCAGCTCGAACAGGAGCGCGGCCGCGTCCAGGTGGCCGAGCGTGAGTGGGAGCTATTCAAAGACGAAGTCGATGAAGGAGTCGAAGACCCCTCGCTCGCCCTCCGTAAGCCGCAGCTCAAGAGCGCGCGCGTCTCCGTCCAAGCCGCACAGGCGCGCCTCGAACAGGCAAAGCTCGCCCTCGAGCGCACCGAGGTCGACGCACCCTTCGACGCGTTCGTGCAGACAGAGTCACTCGATCTGGGCCAAACGGTCAGCACGCAGTCACAGGTCGCCACATTGGTCGGCACCGACACCTTCTGGGTACGTACGTCCGTGCCAGTCGATAAGATATCTTACGTCAACATTCCGGGCGTCAACGCACAGCAAGGCTCGCCGGCGACGGTCGAACAGGACGTCGGCGGCCGAACCATCGAGCGTGTGGGAAGGGTCGCCAAGCTGCAGGGTGACCTCGACCCGCAGGGGCGCATGGCGCGCCTTATCATCGAGGTGCCCAATCCCTTCGGGCTCGAGCAACCCGAGGGCTCCGTCGCCGGAGACGAGGTCGGCGGGGACGAGCCCGACGCCGGCCAAGGAGCTCAGTCGAACCGCGACATCCCGCTGCTATTGAGCGCCTTCGTCGACGTTAAAATTGCGGGACCCACCGCCGAGGACCTCGTGGAAGTGCCGCGCGAATCGCTGCACGGAGGCAACCAGGTCTACGTCTACGCCGACGATGACACTCTCGACATTCGCGACGTCGAGGTCGCCTGGGAGCGCACCGAGACGGTGCTCGTCAGCGAGGGCGTCGCCCCCGGCGAACGGGTGGTGACCAGCCCCATCGCCACGGCGGTTGAAGGGATGAAGCTGCGTCGTGCCGATGAGCGCTCCCCAGATGGCGAAGAGCAGCCGGCCGTCGGCGGGGGGCCTTCCCATGACTGA
- a CDS encoding sensor histidine kinase, translating into MRPIRTASIIAGSFLLVSVVYLLTSDWLTSHAATSAEQLARMQSFKGIAYVSVVALGLFALTSRMLANLEEKVLDLQKGREQLLDTERRTLAGTLAASIVHDANNLVAAIKANVEFVASTGELGQMEREALEDANEAIERLTRLNQKVLVAAKKKTTNAMETVDLSGLVSETLAMIRTHSKLTERTLHTHVEGDLRAPVHVELLTHALINLVLNAADATGAEGKIRVSVARKADMLELRVEDNGPGIPLEKRDAALEPFVTSKEDGTGLGLFSVAYCADQHRGSFEIGDSELGGAKMSLLLPLG; encoded by the coding sequence ATGCGTCCCATCAGGACTGCGTCGATCATTGCAGGCTCGTTCCTGCTCGTGTCGGTCGTTTACCTACTGACCTCGGACTGGCTGACGAGCCACGCGGCCACAAGCGCCGAGCAGCTCGCTCGGATGCAGTCGTTCAAGGGGATTGCCTACGTCAGCGTGGTGGCGCTCGGTCTCTTTGCGCTGACGAGCCGCATGCTTGCTAACCTCGAAGAGAAGGTCCTCGACTTGCAAAAGGGGCGCGAGCAATTGCTCGACACCGAGCGCCGCACACTCGCCGGCACCCTGGCCGCCTCCATTGTCCACGATGCGAATAATCTGGTCGCGGCGATCAAGGCCAACGTCGAGTTCGTGGCGTCCACCGGCGAGCTCGGCCAGATGGAGCGCGAAGCCCTCGAGGACGCCAACGAGGCGATCGAACGATTGACGCGCCTGAACCAAAAGGTGCTGGTAGCCGCCAAAAAGAAGACCACCAACGCCATGGAGACCGTTGACCTGTCGGGCTTGGTCTCCGAGACGCTGGCGATGATTCGCACGCACTCGAAGCTGACCGAGCGCACGTTGCACACGCACGTCGAAGGCGACTTGCGTGCCCCGGTCCACGTCGAGTTGCTCACCCACGCGCTCATCAACCTGGTGCTAAACGCCGCCGACGCCACGGGCGCCGAGGGCAAGATTCGCGTGTCAGTGGCGCGCAAGGCCGACATGTTGGAGTTGCGCGTCGAAGACAACGGCCCCGGGATCCCCCTCGAGAAGCGAGACGCCGCGCTCGAACCGTTCGTCACCAGCAAGGAAGACGGCACTGGCCTGGGCCTCTTCTCGGTCGCCTACTGTGCCGACCAGCACCGAGGCAGCTTCGAAATCGGCGACTCCGAGCTTGGCGGCGCCAAGATGTCCCTGCTTCTTCCGCTGGGCTGA
- a CDS encoding protein adenylyltransferase SelO, protein MKVRFDNSYLALPERFYSRVSPEPVASPEVVRVNTSLAEQLGFDPDWLDSPEGAEFAVGNRVLDGSEPIATVYGGHQFGNWAGRLGDGRALLLGEVIDRDGQRFDVQLKGSGRTPYSRRGDGRAPLGPVLREYLVSEAMAALGIPTTRSLVAATTGESVRRETILPGGVLVRVAKSHIRIGTFEWFASRGDTDAVELLAEHVVARHYPKLEGGSVVDLLRAVAERQARLVAQWMLVGFIHGVMNTDNMLLSGETIDYGPCAFMNAYDPSTVFSSIDRHGRYAYGNQPKIAQWNLSRLAQALLASTERDEAIVSQAQDVVDAFPQMFQDAWAAGMAQKLGLSEVREEDWALFTDLLELMYVDESDYTLTFVRLTELVEPRFDSELSALPDAFGPWVERWQARRDDDAATLPEQAELMVRANPVFIPRNHLVEEALDAAVGEGDFSRFHQLVEVLADPYAYDASHSEFALPPGPDEQVHVTFCGT, encoded by the coding sequence ATGAAAGTACGATTCGACAACAGCTATCTCGCGCTCCCCGAGCGCTTCTATTCGCGAGTTTCCCCTGAACCGGTCGCCTCTCCGGAGGTGGTGCGCGTCAACACGTCGCTGGCCGAGCAACTCGGCTTCGACCCCGATTGGCTCGACTCGCCCGAAGGCGCCGAATTCGCGGTCGGCAACCGCGTGTTGGACGGCTCGGAGCCCATCGCTACGGTTTACGGTGGACATCAATTCGGAAACTGGGCCGGCAGGCTCGGCGACGGGCGAGCGCTCTTGCTCGGCGAGGTCATCGACCGCGACGGCCAGCGCTTCGACGTCCAACTCAAAGGCTCGGGGCGAACGCCGTACTCTCGCCGGGGCGACGGCCGCGCCCCGCTGGGCCCGGTCTTGCGCGAGTACCTGGTCAGCGAGGCGATGGCCGCGCTGGGGATTCCGACCACGCGCTCGCTCGTGGCCGCGACGACCGGTGAGTCGGTGCGCCGCGAGACGATTTTACCCGGCGGCGTGCTCGTGCGGGTCGCCAAGAGTCATATCCGCATCGGCACCTTCGAGTGGTTCGCCTCCCGCGGGGACACGGACGCGGTCGAGCTTCTGGCCGAGCATGTCGTCGCGCGTCATTATCCCAAACTCGAAGGCGGCTCGGTCGTCGACCTGCTGCGCGCGGTCGCCGAGCGACAGGCGCGGCTGGTGGCCCAATGGATGCTCGTCGGGTTTATCCACGGGGTGATGAACACTGACAATATGCTCCTGTCCGGCGAGACTATCGACTACGGGCCGTGCGCGTTCATGAACGCTTACGACCCGTCGACGGTGTTTAGCTCCATCGACCGCCACGGACGCTATGCCTACGGCAACCAGCCCAAAATCGCGCAGTGGAACCTGTCGCGGCTGGCTCAGGCGCTGCTCGCCTCGACAGAGCGTGACGAGGCGATCGTGTCGCAGGCGCAAGACGTCGTCGACGCCTTCCCGCAGATGTTCCAGGACGCGTGGGCCGCGGGCATGGCCCAGAAACTGGGCTTGTCGGAGGTGCGCGAGGAGGATTGGGCCTTGTTCACCGACCTGCTCGAACTGATGTACGTCGACGAGTCGGACTACACGCTCACCTTCGTGCGCCTCACCGAACTGGTCGAGCCGCGCTTCGACTCCGAGTTGTCGGCGCTGCCCGACGCGTTCGGCCCGTGGGTCGAGCGATGGCAAGCGCGCCGGGACGACGACGCGGCCACGCTCCCCGAACAGGCCGAGCTGATGGTGCGTGCCAACCCGGTCTTCATCCCCCGCAATCACCTCGTCGAAGAGGCGCTCGACGCCGCGGTAGGCGAGGGCGATTTCTCGCGCTTCCACCAGCTGGTCGAGGTGCTCGCCGACCCGTACGCCTACGACGCGTCGCATAGCGAGTTCGCCCTGCCTCCCGGTCCCGACGAGCAGGTGCACGTGACGTTTTGCGGAACATGA
- a CDS encoding NHL repeat-containing protein: protein MKRVLPGLMIPLAAVAFAACSDRSSGSGNNADAGHIGDAETDSGEPLSDDPEWHWLDVAQGTSIEALVVTDEDGVFALARANDQITAQLHLFDGQAFQPVGLELPMGANLLAGRSAETLYTTASFSSGRDGQTVAYRFDGEQWVAHLRGTLIATEVGAISDISVEADGTLWMATSGGLIMSDAANDYDQLNYTEDRFEFAETFKAVATPPADGNPRASSKNGTYSINADFSATLRPDLVTEQLLMVGADEGYAVIADPAGLTWFSGDQPDEPIAIDGFKPDGARLAGSTDTSIWVLEQTGDGASTNRVWKVTDEGPSAFDLPEDTPRLTDIAVIADDDIWFATEDGRVLRWVSPADFAAAGVDLPEPPEAPTIEQVDLPASSGEVPVAASIAMLSDGRLFIGAQNSSEAVNLVLDQGQWSEVDGVTGRLVRMRSDDADGLVAETSAGYYGVWTGDKFEISSEYLQGAATDGAGTVWASQSSKIGKLTGAQLEFQEVDGAPSNVPGWQHAAGGASEIWFQSHNSIATYRNGAWEEYSVGALAGLLDICWVGPGHVVAVGQNGTIIEVKDGEKTELTSPTSQRISYVTAVGSRVFATTSTEMYSYDGSTWSLVEFDGFADVQWSAVAGRSLDEVYFLGANPEGESVLLRVSYPD from the coding sequence ATGAAACGAGTATTACCCGGTTTGATGATTCCTTTGGCTGCCGTGGCGTTTGCCGCTTGTTCCGACCGTTCCTCCGGCTCCGGCAACAACGCCGACGCCGGTCATATCGGTGACGCGGAGACCGACAGCGGTGAGCCTCTGAGCGATGATCCGGAGTGGCACTGGCTCGACGTGGCCCAAGGCACCTCTATCGAGGCGCTCGTCGTCACCGACGAAGACGGCGTCTTTGCGCTAGCGCGTGCTAATGACCAAATCACAGCGCAGCTACACCTCTTCGACGGCCAGGCATTCCAGCCGGTGGGACTGGAGTTGCCGATGGGCGCCAACCTGCTCGCCGGACGAAGTGCAGAGACCCTCTACACAACGGCGTCATTCAGCAGTGGACGCGACGGCCAGACCGTCGCCTATCGCTTCGACGGCGAACAGTGGGTCGCCCACCTGAGAGGAACACTCATTGCCACGGAAGTGGGCGCGATTTCGGACATCTCCGTCGAAGCCGACGGCACACTTTGGATGGCCACTTCAGGCGGACTCATCATGAGCGACGCTGCCAATGATTACGACCAGCTCAACTATACGGAGGACCGGTTCGAGTTCGCCGAGACATTCAAAGCCGTGGCCACCCCGCCGGCCGACGGCAATCCAAGGGCGAGCTCGAAGAACGGCACATACAGCATTAACGCCGACTTCAGCGCGACACTGCGACCCGACTTGGTCACGGAGCAGTTGCTGATGGTCGGCGCCGACGAGGGTTATGCGGTCATCGCAGATCCGGCCGGGCTCACGTGGTTCAGCGGAGACCAACCAGACGAGCCCATCGCCATTGACGGATTCAAACCCGACGGTGCTCGCCTCGCGGGCAGCACCGACACCTCGATCTGGGTGCTGGAGCAGACCGGAGACGGAGCCTCGACGAACCGCGTCTGGAAGGTCACTGACGAGGGCCCGAGCGCATTTGACCTGCCCGAGGATACGCCCCGGCTGACCGACATTGCCGTGATTGCGGACGACGATATCTGGTTCGCCACTGAAGATGGCCGGGTCCTCAGATGGGTATCACCGGCCGATTTCGCCGCCGCAGGCGTAGACTTGCCCGAGCCGCCGGAAGCACCGACCATCGAGCAGGTCGACCTCCCTGCATCTTCGGGAGAGGTGCCGGTTGCGGCCAGCATCGCCATGTTGAGCGACGGACGGCTATTCATCGGGGCCCAAAACAGCTCCGAGGCGGTCAACCTCGTCCTCGATCAGGGCCAATGGAGTGAAGTGGATGGGGTCACGGGCCGGCTCGTGCGTATGCGCAGTGATGACGCCGATGGACTGGTCGCCGAGACATCGGCGGGCTACTACGGCGTCTGGACCGGAGACAAGTTCGAGATTAGCTCCGAATACCTTCAAGGCGCGGCGACCGACGGTGCCGGCACCGTATGGGCGAGCCAAAGCAGCAAGATCGGCAAGCTGACCGGCGCACAGCTCGAGTTCCAGGAAGTAGACGGGGCCCCCTCCAACGTGCCGGGCTGGCAGCATGCCGCCGGAGGCGCCTCAGAAATCTGGTTCCAGTCCCACAACAGCATCGCCACCTATCGCAATGGCGCCTGGGAGGAGTATTCTGTGGGCGCTCTCGCCGGACTGCTCGATATCTGCTGGGTCGGCCCCGGCCACGTTGTTGCGGTGGGGCAAAACGGCACGATCATCGAGGTCAAGGACGGCGAGAAAACAGAACTGACAAGCCCCACCTCCCAACGGATTTCCTACGTCACCGCAGTAGGCTCCCGAGTCTTCGCCACGACGTCGACCGAGATGTACAGCTATGACGGCAGCACTTGGAGCTTGGTCGAATTCGATGGATTTGCCGACGTCCAGTGGTCCGCCGTGGCCGGTCGTTCGTTGGATGAAGTCTATTTTCTGGGAGCTAATCCCGAGGGAGAGTCGGTCCTTCTGCGGGTCTCATATCCCGACTGA